DNA from Onthophagus taurus isolate NC chromosome 2, IU_Otau_3.0, whole genome shotgun sequence:
TAAAAGACTCGTTATTGCGTTTACAAAGGAAACGGCTAACGTATCTTGGATTATGTTGTTTTCGAATTTGTTATAACTGGCGAATGAAATCATCGAGCCGAATGCTATACCCATTGAATTGAATGTTTGTGCTAAAGCATTTATCCAAACCTGTTAGagttagaaaacaaaattataaatccgatattttaaatacatttttaaatactttctTCTAATCAACAGGAAAGGTGTTTGTATCGAATCAATCTATTAATTAGGTTAAGGACGTTGGGAAGGAAATCAAAGGAAAGAGAAAGTAgttatatttgattttatgaaCACTTCAATGAATGGAATTTCATTCGAAATGGCTCtaaataattacatatatAGCGAGTTAAATTTGGGAGATTTCTATACCAAAATAGATGCTGCGTAATTGACTCTCAATGTGAAAACTTAACTCTTACTTAAGTACGAATTTTATGACGTTTCCaattaataaacaagtttGGGGGCTCTTTGGGATGCagcaaattgaaaaaaaaatctactgtcatttcatatttcaataaaacgtCAGTTTCCTTGAATATAAAGTATAAATACAGAATTGAGCAGAAGTtgtgattaatttaatttgatccACATCGTATTCTTCATCATGTATAGAGTAACAAATACGGAAAGataagtatttaaatttttctgagAAACTAATTTTCATGGATTTCTTATAAATTTCGGGTTGAGCAGAAttcttgataaaattaatataaactgCATCGTACTCCTCATCACTTAAAAGAAAGGAAAGATAATCATTTTTGgcgttttcaattttctgaaaaactggatttctttgatttaagaaaaataattgtttatggcATTCTGGATCATATCTTGGTTGCAATTCTCTATGATTGGCAATATTTGTTAGCTGCCTTAGCATATATTGGGCTTACTGGTATTCACCAACTTAAACTTCCAGgtatatagaaataaaaaaagaaataaaaattaattaatatggTGTATTATCAGCAAAGTGGAAATTACGTTACTTACTTCTCTCTATTTCAGTTATGAAaagtcaaattaaaaaaaatatggtatAAAAAACTCGTATTCAATCCCATTATAAGATTGGTTTTTAAAGGATGAAATTACAGCTTTACTACATAACAGTGGATAAATAAAGTGgtgttttattcattttcaatcATGTATAACTCCATATAAGTGAAGTAGGAACAGTTTTCAAGGCAACCTTCTTGGGTGGTTAATGTATCTTTAGCACGTCACAGACGTAAAAGGTTGATCGTTATTAAACtcttttgcaaaaaaaaaaaataaaaacatttatcatttcccagaaattatttttaacaaaggTTAAAACaagtatttataaaactataaaattcgaatcataaaatgtatttaaagaaaaagaaataaactcACTTaatatgttgaaatttacGGTATGTACAATAAATAAGAAGGGTAATAAAGGCGATGGCTTCATCTGATAAGATTATTCAGTTTGAtaagtttttaaaagtttGAAACTTCAAGGTTGGGTGTTAATTCCTAAGTAAAAAACATACCTTTGCGTCTTTGAGAAGATTCCATTTAGGTTTGaaaaaatatctcaatccCAATTCGGCTCCTTCCAAAGTTAACGATTTCGCCaggaaaacaataattaaaataaacggTAAAGTTGCCGTTAAATATCTCACTTTCGCGGAAGATTTTATGCTTTTCCATAGAccaaaataaactaaaacccAAGCACATAATAAACACGCCACTAATTCCCATCGTAACGTTCCAAAATCTTCCAAGCCATCACTAATTTGAAGAACTTTAAcactaaaaagaaattaatttatatttaaaaagtaatccttcaaaaatcttgataataattaattactcaTAAAATTCTTCCGCCGGTGTGTGACTTCGAAATGGTCTTGATTTATTATCGTTTAATCTAGCTGGAATCCAACAATCCTCTGTATTCCAACGATTCGTACAATCAATCCAAGGATGTTTCGGTTTGAACGATGtgaagaaataataaacaccGTAAGCGATTATAACGCAATAATAGGTTgacattaaaaatgaaacgaCGACACTGCCGAGTCCTGCTCCTTTAAATAAAGGACACAAACTGCCTAACGCCGCAATTGGACCTCTTCCGATAAATTGTCCAACCGCTAGTTCCATATAAAGCATTGGAACTCCGCAAATTgtcattattaaaaagtatggGATGAGAAATACGCCTGGAAAAAAGGAATGAAATAgattatacatatattacaTTAGAATCTATTACATTAGAAATTTtgagaatctgatacgattaacagcagggcagtgacataaaacatgctcaacttTGATGCTGCTacgagcaagtcctaaaatattcccgggtttgacataAACAACTTAGTGTCTcatccaggagaactggtccacagcaggcgaagtctctcttcagcctacagtccaatcctatgttTGGCCAACGCAAATGATATACCAACTGCTGGCTCTGGCCCCACAAATCTCTCAtgctagctcatctgccgcttcattgccagcaaccccagagtgacctgggcccagatcagagaaactctTATCACAGCTCAGTGtgaatagcaaatacttccatCTGGCacacagtacagtacgtacccaggctgtaagcttgcttaatcTGAAGTGTCTGGCAGTACCTATACTTCTATTTTCGTTCTCGATCATTAGCATTAGCATTAATTACTGGTCAAATCtaacggcattgatagcacaataTCGGTGCTTATAGTGTGTTCAGGAGCCCATTGGtagtacagggtggttcaaattcgatgtccgaataggctataactcgaaaactataagaattagaagaaaagtagctgacatgtcatgatttcgtttttcgagaaactcctaatgccgaaaacctcataccgctatcgtcttttgtttttccgctagaggccaaaattgaaaatatcgtaaaacccgcaaatgtaattatcttggttattattataggtggagtattataactaagacattatatggacacttttttacagagaatttgatgacgtagtcaaaaaaattttgtcggttttagattttgagatatgatcacaattttcgtttttttaaatggaaacaaccactgattattcgcttcataaattcgttatttttttctgattacaaaaatatagggtttgagaggtctatttcttactgttttagaataaaactaaaaataaacttttcttttagtgtcgtcgaagaaattaaatttacagtttcctgtaaattacggttctataactaaaaattaaaaaaacatatttctgatatttgaaacaaatatatttgttgaactgtttaatttatatatgttttacacaaaagttggaatagattgcattatttcacattttttattacgatttaatattatttttaaatgacttaataaattatcgatagatggcgctcatatatatttttatttaattcaaataaacatagcaacatttgtttgtattcaaaaattttctgaagtgtcactttaaaaatcctgtttttaagatcaattacgaaaattttgaaaagtttgacatgttagaatgttacatattaaaaaattatttgtttttaaataccagaacttatcttcgtatttaattgttaactttttagattttacctaccgccccgtaacttacaggaaactgtaaatttaatttcctcgacgacactaagtagatggaaattttataaaaaaagtttatttttagctttattctaaaacaaaaattttttttgactatatcatgaaattctctgtaaaaaagtgtccatataatgtcgtagttataatactccacctataataataaccaagataattgcacttattggttttacgatattttcaattttggcctctaggggaaaaacaaaagacgatagcgctatgaggttttcggcattagcagtttctcgaaaaacgagatcatgagatgtaagctactttttttctaactcttatagtttccgagttagcctattcggacatcgaatttgaaccaccctgtacatgtaaatggtagttctagccactttcccCCTTTCTTcgtgaattaaaactagaactaatactaaacTAAAGTGCGTGTTTcaaggcggctaaacccaaatgttttcTTATTAGATTtcatataaacttaaaaattaaaattcccattttcaattttaataaaatcgtatGCAAACactcataaataaaatgagatttctttttaaagattagTTTATTCAAGGTTAAACATTGATTTGAAACGAATTGTTACAGACCGTTAAAAGTAACAATGACTTGATTTTATTCCTCggcttgaaaaaaaaaagaaaatgtttggcTTTTATTAATTGACTGAAAAAGGTTGATTATCTAATTCCGCTCTTTTTCTAGATCCGAGTAAATTAGGATGTTAGGAAATTATCTCATTTCCAATTACGTCCAAGGGCAATTTGACCTAGTACTAGAAACGAGATAACAAATAGGttttcataaaactttttcatttcGTTTTAGATTAGATTTTTGTTTGGCATAAATCGTGTTTTAATAtcagattaaaaataaataaataaaaatttacctCCACCACTTTTGTAACATAAATAAGGAAACCGCCAAACCGAACCCAATCCAACACTATATCCTACACAAGCCAAAACAAATTGGAGTTTATTAGCCCATTGTTGCCTCCTCGGGTTTTTATCGTCCAAAGATTCCGTTGATTCCGTAAAATCATCCGGGGAATTTTCAGCCGGTGGcctgtaaataaaataattaaacataaatttacaattagtatcaaataattgcgaTAACCATCGCGATTATTCGATGCATAACCCGATATCGAATATATAAATTATGCAAATATTTACAGAATAAATCATTCGATAAAACGTTTAGCAGTTCACCGAGcatatttaattaacacctCGATTATTAACTGGTTTAcgtaatgaaataaattcattagtACTTATTATTGAAtagtactaattttttttggttatttcgCAGTTTCTCTGACGTCTAAAAAAGCGTGTATTAATgacaaatacaaatttttcgttatcttttttatctttgcACATTAAGTGACCATTgttgatattaataattacgctcaaaataatttcaaaagaaaaaactgatatatttttgttgaattaacactagaactaacattagacctttctgattttttttagttctaggtctagtgttatttctaataattgcccactaccactagaactaacactagacttaggactagaaactttcgaactgctaaacccgaatgtttctagttctagatctgatgttaattctagttttagttgttattcacaGTTTTAGTTGAATTAACTCCGACCGTGAAAGCCTTCATATTATGTAACTTTATTAATGGATTTTATCGGATTGATCTGACTTAATGCACATGTTTTTAGAAGATAATAGACGCTCATTTGAGTATAATTGTGagattttaaacttttaaatttactacTTTTAAATGTATTGTTAAGAAATTGTAACTTACTTAAACGTTGGaaagataaaaacattttgttcACTTTTAGATCGTCTCCTAAgatacaaatttaaagttgaattaaCCATTTGTTGCATGTAAGAGAACTAAacctttttgtaaaaaaaacctAAATTTTACAGCGATCTACGTTGCCCCATTTCTAATTTAACACTGCcttcaaatttcaattttaaccttTTATATTAAGGAAGAATAGATATTTTTTAGTGGTGTTAATTTTTCGTGTACACAAACAATTAAATCCTCGTAAATAgtgctaaaattttaaatttagcaaACCTATTTTGGAACTGTACACACACCCGTTTACACTGTAACTtatatgtttaataaatatgttttttattaacttttattaacgCTACAAAtggaagttttctttttaaaccgGATAAAATCGCAAACAAATTTACGTTTATGTTTTCGGTTTGTTTCTTGACCTTTCGTTGTCACGTGATTCACGAAATCTCTTACGTAGTGAAGgtgtgttcaataaaaaaaacaatacacTCATATTTTAGACAACAATACAAAGTCCACTGATGTCTTAACAGATCATTcttatttcaacaaattaagCAAAAAGATTCTCTTTGCGATACTTTGGTCACGTGATTCATGGATAAATAGGTATCAATGCAAACACACGTTTTTATGTAAATGAATTCGTCACcaacatttaaaaagaaaggttTTAATACGAACAAAAAATAGAGGGGATCGACACGTTTTGCCATTAACCTTACGTTTCCTGTGCTGAAGCGAAATTCACGGACATTCGACCTTGTCATTAAATCATGAGGTTCTCTTCAATTCAACGCGATAATGACCCAACGTTTATTCAAAATGCATATGTGTTAAACGTCTTCTTCCctttgtaaaacaacgatGTGATCATTTGAACTTGTGCCCTTGTTTGTTTCAAAcggataattaattatattgttCTTGAGTGTGAACGAAAACAAGGGAagtctttttttattaataatgataatgagacaatacatttttttaatattttttataaatgaaaccttcttttgttaatttgttgtaaataatATTCTGTAGAGGATGTGGTTTGTTATTGTAATTTAGTTAACTGTAAATCTTTTGTATTGTATTGTCctgttctttttttgtatgtaaaaaaaaaccaatttaattttttaattaagctggtattattattataattattgctgccgggatGAGAGGATCGGCACCTCTTGTCACCGCGATCTagaagatctattgtaacttaaaCCTACCAAAcctttagggcaaatgtaatATTGCTCCAAGGTCTTATCCCTTTATATCGGTAGGTGTCAGGCGTactttaccgaaaattttgtgtcttaggcAACACATTCACACAGACCATGTTCAGCAGTCTTTGAATCGTCGTTacaaagtcgacaagtttgatcgtCAGCTTATCCAACGTGGAAGAAACGGTATTTCAGGGGTATTTTTGCCCTCAATGTATCTGTAACCTGGAACCCACTATAAAGTAACTTTATTGCTCTTAGCGAAGTCCCTCAGGTTGATGGCACCCTCTCTGATcagtaaaaatgtttatggatgcacctttctgtcccttTTCTAGATTCAAaacggtgcagaagtttatagcaacaacttctgcttgaaaaatgCTTATGACCGAGCTGAGGTGCAATTTAATGCGGCTATTTGGTCCAGTAATGCCCATACCTACTCCGGAATCTGTGGAtccaactgtctttgaagcattgGTGTATCAGTCCAATCATCTCTACTTCTaaatatgacgttatacgactgGCCGAATTTATATATTGCCActataaggtccgttttaatttcaatcaaatgAGGATTTCGAGATGTCCTCCGAGGTTGCcttgcatcaacttgagtgaagagcatgttttcagtgataaggcacttaaagctgcctccttttgcATGTATAAATGAAgtggtgtgagaccgagtagaGCTTCAAAAGCAGCCATCGGAcaagatctcattgcacccgttatattaagacatgctaaccgctgcatttgtgccagctgtgaTTATggtgttttatttgtttttgacCAAAACAGTGAGGTACCAGGTACGACCATGGGTCTTGCCCTCAATGTATCTGTAACTTGGAACCCACTATAAAGTAACTTCATTGCTCTTAGCGAAGTCCCTCAGGTTGATGGCACCCTCTCTGATcagtaaaaatgtttatggatgcacctttctgtcccttTTCTAGATTCAAaacggtgcagaagtttatagcaacaacttctgcttgaaaaatgCTTATGACCGAGCTGAGGTGCAATTTAATGCGGCTATTTGGTCCAGTAATGCCCATACCTACTCCGGAATCTGTGGAtctaactgtctttgaagcattgGTGTATCAGTCCAATCATCtctgcttctaaatatgacgttatacgactgGCCGAATTTATATACTGCCGCTATAAGgtcagttttaatttcaatcaaatgAGGATTTCGAGATGTCCTCTGAGGTtgccctgcatcaacttgagtgaagagcatgttttcagtgataagacACTTAAAGCTGCCTTCTTTTGCATGTATAAATGAAgtggtgtgagaccgagtagggcttcaAAACAcaagatctcattgcacccgttatattaagacatgctaaccgctggatttgtgccagctgttgttgtggTGTTTTAGGATTTGTTTTTGACCAAAACAGTGAAGTACCAGCTACCAGacgaccatgggtctgattattgctacgtaggcccagTGAAGGTGGGTTCATGCAACGTGTTTTAGTCGTAGTTGTTGGCATAGTCGTAAGAGTGGAAAGTTAAGGTATTGTGTTATATTAGTACTGTTCATGCAACACCTTACgactaaaatggtttttatccTAGTCCCAAGAGTTGCCCAACATTTAACttcttaaagctaaaacaatCGGTCGTAACGTGACGCATGCGCACTTTTCTCTGTTGTGTCCTTGTAATATTatatttgtgttttgttttattttataaattgaggTTAGGTGTTAGGTCAGTTaggttttgtattttattgtattaaggTTGTTGTGCGTTATTGTTTCGACAATTATGTCGATGGAATCAAATGCGGAccaaattgattcaaaattaataaagttattttttcttttcacacAAGTGTCTGTTCTTCTGGAACCTTCTTGCCGCATTGTTGCTCCCAGCCCGTCCTATATTTTGCAGTGGCATTGGTGGCACTGACCATTCATAATTTCCCCTGACTCTGACTGAATAGTATCACCATATCTTGGAGGACAGTACCTTTCGCATTGTTCAATACGAAGAAAGTGATGTAAAACTACTGTGgcttttacaatattttctaCTACGTCTACCCTAGCTATAATTGGCCTCCGTAGAATTCGCCACCGCTGGCAGAGTATACCAAAGGCATTTTCAACGGTCCTCCTTGCCCTGGATAAACGatagttgaaaatgttttttttagtcCGCTGTCCGGGATATGGTCTCATTCTATTTTCCCTTGGAGGAAACGCAGCATCACCCACAACAAAATGTAGAAGTACAATGTTGCCTCTAGGCAATTTGTTTGGAAAAGGGATATAtatgtttccatttaaaaaagctCTCCCGAAAGAAGATTCTTTAAAGATAGTGCTGTCATCATTTCTGTCACTAGCTCCAATATCTGCtataatgaaattataatcCGCATCTACACATGCCACTAACACTTAACTTTTAATTGCCATTAAAACAATGCTGAAGgtatgtttataattaaagaacTCACTTCCCGATGCTTTTGGTGCTTGCATATGGATGTGTTCCCCATCAACAGCCCGGATACAATTGGACATGACATTTTTCCATCGTTTGTAGAATGTGTCTTCAACTACACTAATATGTATCTTGTTAGCTCTGGTAACACTCTGGGCACGTCCCGCAGAACAGTTGTTGTCtctttaattatatattatttatttatatttattatatatttattattatttatatttacttatttatatattattattatttatataatgtaCAGTGGATTTTCCCATTCGAAAATTCCAAGCTAGTTCTTGCATAGAACTTCCTTCTGACAAATaactacaataattttattacataatttaaatttttttataatataaaactaaacaaaaacttaCTGTAGGGTTACTATCAACCTTTGAGCCGGTGAAATTGCACctttatttggtgtttttgcTAAAAAAGGTTCAACCAGTCTTAACAATTCCTTAAACTCTTCGAACGACATGCGaacatatttaaaacattgtaaatCGTCTTCCTGTTTTTCCAACATGTTTCTAATCAGAGTGGCATAATATCCTTCTAATtctctatttttattgattgttcttcatcttttctttcttaatCTTTGTGCGATTAATAGAGCTGCATTCAAGCACATTACACTATCAGCgacaacaattttctttttattcacaataaacaaaacagtttcacgatttctttttttttttaatttggcaCGCTGTGCTTAAATATTGCATGAACCAATCCCTTTCCTTATAACTACAGCTAAAGCAAACGCTTATGACTAtgactaaaactaaaacacttTGCATGAACCCACtttgagccattcgtggtttaaGACCCCAGTTCTTagagcctgcggcagatctggttagCCATAATGGCTTTTTTCCTCACCTTAACTATTGTCGAGTTCCAGTTTAAGTTCTAGTATTACCCTTAGGTATTTGACTTCTGTTTTAAGGTTAATAGTTTTGCCTTCAGTGGAGGGTGCTTTGAATTGTACCTTCGTTTTCTGAGTGAAAGgaactatttcgattttatcgtTTGGCTTTTTACATTAGTTGGGTTATGATTGTATAATATTTACCTTGAACCGTGaatccattttttgttaaggtgttcatcaagtcatcaactaccaggTACTATAGGAGAGGTGAAAGCACCCCCCCCATGAGACCTCCTTTAAGCTAGTATATAAGAttttataacaacattttgCAAAACAAATTTAGAGTATTACAACATCCTTTAgaatcaaattcaaatttaaccaatttattttatgccTTTTTAccaatttgatatttttgacgCTTTTGCCAACATTTTTCTCGTTTTAAATGATGTTCCTTCATATGGCACTACTTTTGTAATCAGTGCAGAGACCAGATATTTCACAAAAGATGTGTTGTATCAATTTAAACGCCTTCAAATTTATATCAgcgaatattaattttgtacaGCAAGCTCACAAcagttataaaaaatgattagaaattcaaaataaaatactaataaataatttccaagaattaacaattacgttttaataataatcaagtaaACAACCATTTGGACTGGCAATAAGATAGGTGCAACGTTTGCTGCTGaattaatcataaataataCTGCAAAAATTAACAAGGTTATTACAGTACTCCGTCGAGATATTTATCGATGAAATCGACTGAGAAGGGAATGTTTAACACAATGTGACAACCGTTTCGAGACGTCAagaatgattaattaataaagtttttgaaacGGGTGAAGATATCgtattaaaaaatgacaacTACGAAATACAGACAGATTTTAGCCGCAAAAATTAGCggcaccaaaaaaaaattatgaaagagATCCCAATCTTTGCAATTGAAATGAGATAAACATGTgtcgatttaattttattgttgtgttttgattaattgattaattaagtaCCTATTcgaagaatttattttaagaattattcAAGCTTAATAAAATCTTGTTACGTTAATATTCAATGGAGTCAAATAAATAgaacaattattaatgtaaTCAATTTACACAATAGACTCATTTACCTATAATATGCCTCGTTCAAAAACGGTacttaaagattttttgtttaattatagtttaattttgattttgcgataaaaaaaatta
Protein-coding regions in this window:
- the LOC111420575 gene encoding sodium- and chloride-dependent GABA transporter ine isoform X2, which translates into the protein MQQMVNSTLNLYLRRRSKSEQNVFIFPTFKPPAENSPDDFTESTESLDDKNPRRQQWANKLQFVLACVGYSVGLGSVWRFPYLCYKSGGGVFLIPYFLIMTICGVPMLYMELAVGQFIGRGPIAALGSLCPLFKGAGLGSVVVSFLMSTYYCVIIAYGVYYFFTSFKPKHPWIDCTNRWNTEDCWIPARLNDNKSRPFRSHTPAEEFYDVKVLQISDGLEDFGTLRWELVACLLCAWVLVYFGLWKSIKSSAKVRYLTATLPFILIIVFLAKSLTLEGAELGLRYFFKPKWNLLKDAKVWINALAQTFNSMGIAFGSMISFASYNKFENNIIQDTLAVSFVNAITSLLVGIFAFATLGNIATEQNTSIDKVITDGPGLIFVVYPQALAKMPASHLWSVLFFFMLLCLALNSQFAIVEVVVTSIQDGFPNWIKKNLMCHEVLVLVICVVSFFCGLPNVTNGGIYFFQLIDHYAASISIMYLAFFEIVAIAWFYGVKRLSRDIEDMTGRQPSLYFKFCWYVAAPLMIFSIWVFYMIAYEQPTYGNYAYPKWAIAIGWIITSSSILCIPIFMIYVITKAEGDTCWKKLKNSIKPDLEECRNCKTCISDHHEPCYEQEPMIGYQPGVKRNGIIIAPVGYSPVQTNTSTESNASPTSPPPNERT